One Eurosta solidaginis isolate ZX-2024a chromosome 5, ASM4086904v1, whole genome shotgun sequence DNA segment encodes these proteins:
- the LOC137251760 gene encoding ubiquitin carboxyl-terminal hydrolase 8-like: MPKMAQVKDLHLGKTLNDLKKQAEIPDARSKKTQILVRSARKLRREADKHYREGDEELAYILYIKYFNLLHCINKKPDYSEHKQNARQLLGGNSKNNLYEQARTVTFIT, encoded by the exons ATGCCGAAAATGGCACAAGTCAAAGATTTGCATTTGGGTAAAACCTTAAATGATTTGAAAAAACAAGCAGAAATTCCAGATGCACGCAGTAAGAAAACGCAAAT TTTGGTGAGGTCCGCAAGAAAGTTAAGACGTGAAGCAGACAAACATTATAGAGAAGGCGATGAAGAGTTggcgtatatattatatattaaatatttcaatttactcCATTGTATAAACAAGAAACCTGACTACTCTGAACATAAGCAAAATGCACGCCAACTTTTGGGCGGCAATTCCAAGAATAATCTCTATGAACAAGCTAGAACTGTTACATTCATCACTTag
- the LOC137234024 gene encoding ubiquitin carboxyl-terminal hydrolase 8-like: protein MPKMAQVKDLHLGKTLNDLKKQAEIPDARSKKTQILVRSARKLSREADKHYREGDEELAYILYMKYFNLLHCINKKPEYSEHRQNVRQLLGGNSKNNRSMNKLELLHSSLRRRYEEKQQANANVQHQTAVVLPTRRAIKQTNEQVHNYNELSTSE from the exons ATGCCGAAAATGGCACAAGTCAAAGATTTGCATTTGGGTAAAACCTTAAATGATTTGAAAAAACAAGCAGAAATTCCAGATGCACGCAGTAAGAAGACGCAAAT TTTGGTGAGGTCCGCAAGAAAGTTAAGCCGTGAAGCAGACAAACATTATAGAGAAGGCGATGAAGAGTTGGCGTATATATTATACatgaaatatttcaatttactcCATTGTATAAACAAGAAACCTGAATACTCTGAACATAGGCAAAATGTACGCCAACTTTTGGGCGGCAATTCCAAGAATAATCGGTCTATGAACAAGCTAGAGCTTTTACATTCATCACTTAGGCGACGTTATGAGGAAAAGCAACAGGCTAATGCTAACGTGCAACATCAAACTGCAGTTGTATTACCAACACGTAGAGCAATAAAGCAAACAAACGAACAAGTACATAACTACAATGAGTTGAGCACATCAGAGTAA